In Chaetodon trifascialis isolate fChaTrf1 chromosome 8, fChaTrf1.hap1, whole genome shotgun sequence, the DNA window TTCACTGAATCATGATactgtgtgtgatgtcagtGACAGACATAAAAGAGTCACATAAAAGGGTCCCAAGCCTTCTTTCAACCacatcaataaaaataaaactgaacacaaTACTTTGTTTTTTATGGGAACCACAGAGCCGTTTCTCGGTAATCTGGCGTAAAGATGTCTAATCATTGCATTGTCCTTGTTACCCTTTTAGAAACATGTGGAGGACCCTAACTCTCTCCATGATTGTTGCGCTGGCATTAGGCTCAGAGGTGAGTGCAGTCGTAGCtatatgtttttgttgttttttcattttcccatttCAAATTGAATAACATGCTAATGGAACAGCGTTTGTCTGTTGGTAGTGTATTAGTTTCTAATGTGATATAAAGTGACATTTGAGTCTAAAAAGAAGCGTTTAATGAAGAGGACACAGTCGTCATTTTGACATCTCTAATATACATTGTATGAATTTTTACCCAGTTGTCCCAGTCTGAGGATGTGGGCTCCATGGTGGCTGTCGTGAAGGcggtggaggagcaggagaattTCAGCAACATGTCCACCGTTCTAGGAAAGTCCCGACACCAGATCTTGGCTGCTCAGTACGAGTGCTACCTGAAGATAATCCATGATCCGCCACGCACAGAAGAAGGTGATGAGACTGCACCTAttgttctgttattttcatATTCATAGTCATCCAGCGGGAACTTACATCTTCTTAATGGTATAAACATGTTTTGCTTCTGGCGGATGGAAGATAAATGTTCATTCCATTTTGCATTCAACTCGCAGTGCTGATGCACTTTTAATGAAATCACTCCCTCTGCAAATGTAATCACTTATATTGCAAGTAAAAAATTGAATTACAGGATATCCTGTTATAACTAATCCATCTTCACTGAGCTCAGTAGCCTTGCCATTAATGACCTCCTATTTTAAGTACTGTCATGCTGGGATCCAAAAAGTGTGACTGACTCTCGCTCAGTTATCCTcgtgaaacaatgaaaaacgGTCATTATAAATAATTATCTTTTCAGATGCATCAATAGGATACAGCTTCGTACCATAAGTAATTCATCTCATCAAAGGTTTATGTCAACCTCAAACCACTAAGTGTGGAATTTTTGTGGTCATGAACAGAAATGTTGGTGTGTCGGCAGGTCAGTGCGGACcagtctccagaggatgaatcctactgacttaGCCTTGAGTGTCATCATGAAGCTGACTTCATTAAGCCTTTTTCTCAAATGAACTCCAGACAGTTGTTGCCTTTCCACACATGTAGCACACAACAGCAGATTGTCCATGTCAGACACGTTCTAATCTACTGAAAATAGTCTGTTTGGTTTAGGTGAGGTTAAGCGCCTGGATCAAAGAAGATTGATCCGTGATGAtgactgtttttgcattgattACAGTACTATATGTATTTTGACATATTTGCAACATCAGTGAAAGAGTGGAAAACATTATACAGGCAAGCAGAAAAGAGTATGAAGCAGCTACACCCTGTGCAACAGCATCAACATCGTCACTTGCTTCGGTCAATGACCTGCTCTatcacacattacacacactttGTACTATGGAGTAAGTCCAGTCCAGCTGATTTGGACATTTGCATTCTCACATACAGCTGCTTCAGGTAATGTCTAGATAAGTTCAGGTTTGCCATGCATGTGTGAACTTTAGGACTTAGTGGCCTGCATTGCTGTCTACCACTAGGAGTCGCCAAAGTAAGGCATTTTCAAATCCAACACGTGGGGCCTTTAAAGTAGTTAACTGTCTCAACTAATCAGCTAACtgttctgaaaataaaaagctgcTCTTTTGGATTAATTAATTTAGCATGGTGGAACTGAACAGTTCACTTCAGCTCACTTCCATCCCTCACTGCAAGGTTCATTGTGCATTGTAGATGTGCAGGCAGCTGAATTAGCTAATAATTTCAGtgaacaggttaaaaaaaatgcctacattttcaatgaaaaaatactgttttcataATATTGAGTAATGCATatacagattttcttttttaactttacTGCTCGTCCTACCTGCTAAAAGTTTCCAGAGTGTGCGCacagcaagagagggagagaggcaggaagtgagTCTGAAAGAAAGGAAACTTGCCCTTTGTGTCTTTCCCAGTGCCTGTTACTCCCGCTCAGTACTTCACTGCCtttgaaatgttattttgtgcTCCGTTTCCCAACATGCCACTGTGCAACCTGGTACCGCCAGGTTTCCGTCTATTGTTGACAAGCTTTGTGTGAGCCAGCTGCAGTTAGACACACAGTTTATAGAAGTGGCACACACCATTCATGTTGAATAGATCATTTCTATGACTCATCCAGCCAGGgactttattaaaaatgtaataactTCTCTACCGTTATGACTCTCTGTTGACATGTGAgccactgacagcacagactcATGACCCAGCTGCTATAATTCATGTGTCGAGTGATACATTACAGTAGATTCAGCTTTGGATGGGTTggtttcaaatgttttctttgcctGATTGAAGTAAAATACATGAATGGAATACCATGATATACTCTTGTGCTTTGGTACTCTTAAAGGTTTTCTCAGACAAGCTGAAAAGTGGTATGGATATGTTGCCTTGTCTGTAAAGAGTCTGTGATCTGTGGCTATTTTATGGAACTTCTCACCTCATCCTCACATGATACTCATGGAGTATCATATATTTTACATAATGTAGGACAccagcttttatttttgctgttctAAACATCAACCCATGGCTGAAACACGTTTTCTCGGAGGAATCCTCCGACACATAAGCGATGCTTTATTTGATTTAAAGACTGGGGGCTTAGCAACAGCAGATACACTGAACAGACAAACTGCCTTTACGAAACGTAGCATTAATGGATCTGTTACTCAGCACAAGGAATGTAGACACTGTACAATAAAACAATTTACTGTGAAGAAGGTGATTTGGGATTCGATGCCTCACTTGTTCTTCACTTTGAATCTAGAGGTGGAAGAAGGCTGCACACTGCTCCTTTTCATCCCTTTATTTTGAACCCTCCCCTTTGTGGGATTGCAGGTGACTGATTAACCTTACTTATATCTAAATGCGAGTGAAGTCTCACTGGGGCGTGTGTGGTGCACACACTCATTTATCTTGCATGCTCTGACCGTCCAATGTCATGCCCGTACTGCCCTCTGTAGGTTCTTACTGTAACCGTACGTGGGACGGCTGGCTGTGCTGGGGGGATTCAGCTCCGGGGACTGTCATGCAGATGTGTCCTGAATACTTTCTTGACTTTGACCCTGCTGGTGAGGccataatacacacacactcacacatgcagatacagcTGTTTACTTActgtcttctgttttctttttgtttgtattgatatGGGCttaaattttttttcttcccaatGGTGGCgtcaaaaatgtttgtgtaaatgATGTCTTCAACAGAAAAGGTCACCAAAGTGTGTAATCCTGATGGCCAGTGGTTCCACCACCCAGAGAGCAACAGAGTATGGACCAACTACACCCAGTGTCAGGCCTACACCAAAGACAAGCTCAAGGTGAGTCACACTGCAGTGAAAccaatgtgtgtgagaggattCTGGAGCTGTCGCCGTGTTCCAGCAGTTAGAAACACATTTAGTTTTGCTCCTTGAACCAAATTagactcattttattttttgggaaTTAGATaaccaaaaaaacaagactCTTCGTCCTCTGTCAGGTGGACTGATGCATAGTAACCCAGAGACTTTAAGTTGTTTTGTTAATGTCCTGAGACCAATGGCTAATCTGTACAACACTGGTTGATTTGCACTGAAGCCCATAATGTGAATTCTGAAAGGACGAAATGCAGCAGTGCACCAGAAGGCTTTGTGACAGATGTTGATATCTGATAGTCAGAAGTTACCCGTCCCTGCACAGCTGGGCATAACAACACAAAGTGACTCACTGACTCATGATCTGAACACTGAAGACTGTAAACTGCAGCTAACAAGATGGGTCCTGCCTCTGCCATGCTAACAGTGCTAACCGAGCATGTGACTTTAAATGACACAGCCTGATTTGATACCCTGGCTGGGTGGTGTCAGAGCAACTTCATCAAACAAGGTGTATCAAAGTACAATGCGATACAGTGCATTTGGAGAGGCAAACTTACTGTTAGCATCACAGAACAACTCCCAATTTTACATCTTTGGAATTCAAACTCAGCTTGTAGCTCATAAAATGATGTCTGTGGAGCCCTGATTTAAGTGTACTGTGAATCTTTATTTTGTCGACCTCCAGTTTTTGCTGCAGGATTAAGTGTTTTTAATTCACCTCATGTCTACAAGTCCAGGCTATGCTGACTTAAATCAGCAAGTCCTTGAGGATTTGTTCTGCCTGAGTGATGGTGAGGCTCacagccctgcacacacacatttctgtagGAACTCTCATGGTAAAGATTGTCTTGGACATTGTTCCATGAATCTCATTTAACATGACACTTGGCCAACAGCATGACTCTTTTCTTCAGTGGATCTAAATGTGCAGCCATTCAGGAAACACTTTCTTTTCTCAATTTTCCCAAAAGGCTCATATTCTTTACAGatgtttccttttctctctcgtGCTGTCAAAGAGGCCACTGTGCTTCTGGTGACATCCTGTACAGATGCAAATGGTGTATAAACTGTACCTGCTTTCACTCAAAGTGTAACCATCCTTAATAAGTGTCagatatatttgtatttatgatGAATAAACCATTTTGTTGTCCATGCAGTTTGCCATCAGTCTCTACTACCTGGCAATGGTGGGGCACGGCCTGTCCATTGTGTCCCTGATCATCTGCCTGATCATCTTCTCCTACTTCAAGTGAGCCATGAGATTTCTGATCTGACTCAGCATTAATGTATGAAAAACTCCAAAGAAACCCGAGCTGATCTGCTTTcccttccctctgtctgcttctctctttcAGGAGTCTTAGCTGCCAGAGAATCTCCCTCCACAAGAACATGTTTCTCTCCTTCATCCTGAACTCCATTGTTACTATAATGTGGCTCTCGCTCACTGTGGCCAATAACCAAGCCATAAATGCCAGGAACCCAGTGAGCCACTGAATTTTCATCTCATGACACTAATGGACTTCAGTTCACCTCAGTTTCCTTATGTTACAAATCCTCTATTTAATTCAATCGTGTGCTCATTTGGTGTGCTCATACAGTGCTCAAACTGTGGGTGAAATCATATTTAAAGTGAAGTCTTACTATTCCCTGTCTGTCAGGTGAGCTGTAAGGTCCTGGCTGTGCTGACTCAGTATACGTCTACTTCCAACTACTTCTGGATGCTGTGTGAAGGCATCTACCTCCACACGCTCATCATCGTGGCCGTGTTTGTCGGGGAACAGCAGCTGTTCTGGTATTATGTCCTGGGGTGGGGTGAGTCAGGAACTTATTtccttttgtgtttcagtgcaagCTGTGTCCGTCTTGTCCATATCAAACCACATAAATGCAATTAGTGAGCAGATGGACCGGAAGATTGAAACAATGTCTACCAAGACAACGTTTAAGTATCATAG includes these proteins:
- the calcrl2 gene encoding calcitonin gene-related peptide type 1 receptor; this encodes MGIFGGLTAHSKKRNMWRTLTLSMIVALALGSELSQSEDVGSMVAVVKAVEEQENFSNMSTVLGKSRHQILAAQYECYLKIIHDPPRTEEGSYCNRTWDGWLCWGDSAPGTVMQMCPEYFLDFDPAEKVTKVCNPDGQWFHHPESNRVWTNYTQCQAYTKDKLKFAISLYYLAMVGHGLSIVSLIICLIIFSYFKSLSCQRISLHKNMFLSFILNSIVTIMWLSLTVANNQAINARNPVSCKVLAVLTQYTSTSNYFWMLCEGIYLHTLIIVAVFVGEQQLFWYYVLGWGFPIVPAITYAVARGLFFNDKCWISSHTHLLYIIHGPIQAALLVNFFFLLNIVRVLITKLKDTHCAESTAYMKAVRATLILIPLLGVQFILFPWRPEGRISRAIYDFFVNIFCHFQGLLVAIIFCFCNAEAQTALRRKWAQWKSAWGKTGWGETPITNNHFNYHSSSITETSRATISLEQPAAAPSGQNAKQNANGQQNSKTCSNGEVDIINKLETTDI